One Aegilops tauschii subsp. strangulata cultivar AL8/78 chromosome 7, Aet v6.0, whole genome shotgun sequence genomic window carries:
- the LOC109745866 gene encoding proteasome subunit beta type-5-A: MIPNLSALENHFGAAAAGSDDLGALFSADAADQLALEFPTCNDFDGFQKATKEMVNNKKGTTTLSFIFDKGVIVAADSRASMGGYISSQTVRKIIEINPYMLGTMAGGAADCQFWHRNLGVKCRLHELANKRRISIAGSSKTLANILYSYRGMGLSIGTMIAGFDETGPGLYYVDSEGARLKGSRFSVGSGSLYAYGILDEGYKFNMSVEEAAELARRAIYHATFRDGASGGCVSVYYVGPDGWKKLSGDDVGELHYHYYPVQAAPVEQEMAEAPSAST; encoded by the exons ATGATTCCCAACCTCTCCGCCCTCGAGAACCACttcggcgccgccgccgccggcagcgACGACCTCGGCGCCCTCTTCTCCGCCGACGCCGCCGACCAGCTTGCCCTCGAGTTCCCCACCTGCAACGAC TTCGATGGGTTCCAGAAGGCGACCAAGGAGATGGTGAACAACAAGAAGGGAACCACCACGCTCTCCTTCATCTTCGACAAGGGCGTCATCGTCGCCGCCGACTCCCGGGCCAGCATGGGCGGCTACATAT CTTCGCAAACTGTGAGGAAAATCATCGAGATTAATCCCTACATGCTGGGAACCATGGCTGGAGGTGCTGCTGATTGCCAGTTTTGGCATAGAAACTTGGGGGTCAAG TGCCGGCTCCATGAGCTTGCCAACAAGCGAAGGATCTCTATTGCTGGTTCTTCAAAGACGTTAGCTAATATCCTTTACTCGTACCGCGGGATGGGACTTTCAATCGGTACAATGATTGCTGGATTTGATGAAACT GGTCCGGGATTGTACTATGTTGACAGTGAGGGTGCAAGGCTCAAGGGAAGCCGGTTCTCTGTTGGTTCTGGCTCTCTATATGCTTATGGTATCTTGGATGAGGG TTACAAATTCAACATGTCAGTTGAGGAAGCTGCTGAGTTAGCACGGCGGGCTATTTATCATGCAACATTCCGTGACGGAGCCAGTGGTGGCTGTGTTAGTG TCTACTACGTTGGCCCTGACGGCTGGAAGAAGCTGTCTGGAGATGATGTTGGGGAGCTGCACTACCACTACTACCCAGTCCAGGCGGCTCCCGTCGAGCAAGAGATGGCCGAGGCCCCTTCTGCGTCAACCTGA
- the LOC109745868 gene encoding uncharacterized protein: protein MTRRSRERRAAAGDGDPAGPPHYAPDEERRLAEEVLYLHSLWRRGPPAPAPAGPPAPPAGGSRASAGGSRPNQRKRRRTERTAAEPEEPGADWPLAPSPPASPSPASWPDAAPSSPAPRPPPQQQPSPASLAQRDALRAAEEFFSARGSSGEDGDGESEGSESEDGGDAAAGFFLGLFERDAALRGYYERCHEEGEFRCMGCVGRKRKGRGQARRFRDCKSLVHHARDATRCGRPLAHRALAAAVCRVLGWDVKRLPSIVIDPCGTLGQALLAREGASAAASTAQEAKENVDSVDNDGMDAVKEDVGLDKNGSLNDDRKEDVDSRMNEAALSDGDGAKDGVDTGKIGSPSNDNDGEVHGQDNDTRTVEKEGAIGNKQEHPKSADAMGGTCDVRPENNSSKEEAATENKEEHTDGVVDSGDDIGNLGDNLVDSSKS from the exons ATGACGCGCCGAAGCCGGGAACGCCGCGCGGCCGCCGGCGACGGAGACCCCGCCGGCCCCCCGCATTACGCCCCCGACGAGGAGCGCCGCCTCGCCGAGGAGGTGCTCTACCTCCACTCCCTCTGGCGCAGGGGCCcgcccgcccccgcccccgccgggCCTCCCGCGCCACCCGCCGGAGGCTCCCGCGCCAGCGCCGGAGGCTCCCGCCCCAACCAGCGGAAGCGCCGCAGGACCGAGCGCACCGCCGCGGAGCCCGAGGAACCCGGCGCCGACTGGCCCCTCGCGCCCTCCCCGCCCGCCTCCCCATCCCCCGCCTCCTGGCCCgacgccgccccctcctcccccgctcccaggccgccgccgcagcagcaACCTTCCCCCGCCTCGCTCGCGCAGCGggacgccctccgcgccgccgagGAGTTCTTCTCCGCGCGCGGCTCCTCGGGCGAGGACGGCGACGGCGAGTCCGaggggtccgagtcggaggaCGGCGGGGACGCGGCGGCGGGGTTCTTCCTCGGGCTGTTCGAGCGGGACGCCGCGCTGCGGGGGTACTACGAGCGGTGCCACGAGGAGGGGGAGTTCCGGTGCATGGGGTGCgtggggaggaagaggaagggcAGGGGCCAGGCCAGGAGGTTCCGGGACTGCAAAAGCCTCGTGCACCACGCGCGCGACGCCACGCGCTGCGGGAGGCCGCTGGCGCACcgcgcgctcgccgccgccgtctgcCGCGTTCTCGGCTGGGACGTCAAGCGGCTGCCCAGCATCGTCATCGACCCCTGCGGCACGCTCGGCCAGGCGCTGCTCGCCAGGGAGGGGGCGAGTGCCGCCGCTTCCACCGCCCAGGAGGCAAAG GAGAATGTTGATAGTGTGGACAATGATGGCATGGATGCAGTGAAG GAGGATGTTGGTTTGGACAAGAACGGCTCCTTGAATGATGACAGGAAG GAGGATGTTGATAGTAGAATGAATGAGGCCGCATTAAGTGATGGGGATGGAGCAAAG GACGGTGTTGATACAGGGAAGATTGGCTCTCCAagtaatgacaatgatggagAGGTTCATGGGCAAGACAATGATACAAGAACTGTTGAAAAG GAAGGTGCTATTGGCAATAAACAGGAGCATCCTAAGAGTGCAGATGCTATGGGGGGCACTTGTGATGTCAGACCAGAAAACAATTCATCAAAG GAAGAAGCTGCTACAGAGAATAAGGAGGAGCATACTGACGGTGTTGTTGACTCCGGAGATGATATTGGTAACTTGGGAGACAATTTAGTGGACTCATCAAAG AGTTGA